From the Brachyspira suanatina genome, the window TTTATTTACTATCTGCTCGTCTTTTATATCATTATCCCAACTAGCATCAGAAGCATTACTGAAAGGATCTTCGTCTTCAGTAACTTTTACATTTGTAATTTCTTTCACTTCTTTTATTTCTTTTACTTCATCGCTTTTATTAACATTATTTTCAGATTTATACTCTTCATATTCTTCAGACGATGAGTTATCATTACTGAAAGGATCTTCATCAATTTCTTCTAAATTGCTTTCAAACTCATCTTCAGCGCTTTTTACTTCTTCTTTAATTTCTTTATGAGATTCTTTTAATTCTTTATTATTATTTTCTTCAGCTGCATTATCAATAGCATCATTATGAACAGTATTTTCTGTATTATGAATGATAGCAGAATGATGAGATTTTTTAGACTCAAAACTAGACTTTCTTACGCTGTCTATTCTTTCTATAAGAATACTTAATTTTTCTTTAAGCTCATTATTTTCTTTACTTAGAGAATCTATAGCTCTTATTGCTTTTTCTAATTCTTTTTTAAGATTATCATTTTCTTCTATTAAAGTCATAGAATCTTTTTCTGTATTTTCCAAATTAGATTTAAGAGTATCTCTTTCTATTCTAGTAGCTTCTAATTGTTTTATTAAGTTATCTTTATCTTCTTTTATAGAATTATAATTATCAGTAACATTTCTTTTATCAGCTTCAAGTATAGTTTTTTCTTCTTTCAAAAGATTAAAACTATCTTTGACATTTTTCAAAGTATTTATTAATTCTTCTTTTTCTGATTTAAGCTGTTCTATAACCTGATGTAATTCTTTATTATCGAATGAAATTAATTGGTATTCATCTAAAAAATCTTTCAATTTTTCTTCTAAAATTGTAAATTCTTTCAAATTTCCCCCCAAAAAAAACGTATATTAAAAATTATATCACATATAAATTCAATTGTCAATTTTTTATTTTATGATACAATATAATTTATAAAACATAATATAAAAACAGGTTTTTATGAAGAACATATTAAAATTAATTGTGCTGAATTTGGTACTAATAGCCTGTCCAATAATATATGGACAATCGCCATATACAGATAAAGATCAAAAGGTATTAAAAGGGGCTATAGATGCTTGGCCATTTATAGGTATAGAATATGAAAGACCAACAGAAAGTTATATGCCTTTTGATTATATACATGAAAGTCATAAAAGAGAAAATAGAGTAAAAAATTCATTTCCTTCAAGAATTTTATACGAACTTTCTACTATAGAAGTTCACATGAATACTTTAATAGGTGTTAATTTAACAGATGGTCATTTTAGTATGCCTAATATGTATCTATCTCTTGGAAAAAGCTTTCACTTTGATTGGATATTCTCAGCTACTCCTTTTGTAACTATGAGTTCTAAATTTGATGTGTTCAATAAAGATTATGCCACAGGAAGTATCGGATTATATGATGCTGGTATAGAGACAGTTACTTTAACTAGAATATTATTATCTTTTAGAATGAAAGCTGTTAATGATATTAATGGTTCTACATTTATGCTTTTACCTTCTGTTATAGACAGCGAATCTGCTAGTTTTGCTCCACATTGGTACTTACCTAGAGTTAATAATGAAATGGGATTTAGAGCAGGATTTATAGGTTCTTATTATGAATTGTCTTATTCCCAAGGTTTTTCAAAAGATTCTAATCCTTTAGCAGCTGTTTTCAAAATTAATGGGGATTATTTCAGAGCACAATTCCTTTATCAATATAATAATAAAACTTCTCTTTCTCCAGACAATTTTAAAAGCAGATATAATAATGATAATAATATTTATAATGGAAAAGAATATTATACTCATCATTTAGTACAGTTATCTGGTATGGGAAGAATTCCATTTCTTGATAAAACTTTATGGCTTAATTTGCTTGGTGAATATACTTGGAGAGATAATGATGCTCATTATGTAAGGCTTGAACTTGGTCTAGAATGGAAAATGATTAATATTGCTATACGTCCTTTATTCTATATACCTATCGAATATGAAGATAACGATGATCATAGATACAGATTTGATCCTAAAAAAGATGTATTCTGTTTAGAATATTCGGCTTATGTTAAATTTGATCCTATTTATTTCGGATTCCAAGGTTCAACAGACGGAAGATATTATATTGCTATGAAGGCTGTATTTTAATTAATAATCGCACGGTAAATAAAATTTTATTATTAAGTCAATTATCAATACAAATCTGTCATAATAATAAAAGCGAGTTAATCGTCATTAATGTAATTTTAAAATTAAATAATACTTGGGCAGGTGTTAACATTTCCAATTAAGTAATAAAGATAATTTAAATTAAATTTTTTAAATAAGCTATAAAGAATAAAGGGCGGGGTATGTAATTAAAGTTTAAAAAATTATTTTCATTTGCCCACCCTCTAGATTTATTATTTTATTCTGTCATTTTTATGAAATTTTTCTTTTTGTATGTACTGTTATTATAACACCCCCCAAGAATTTTTTAAATTTATAGTGTATAAACCGCACGAATGATATCAACTAAAAATATACAATTTATAATCAATGCATTTTTATTATATTTGAAATTTATCTTACCGTGCGTTAAAAAATATTTATGCTGTATTGACATAAAAATTAAGTAATATATCATTCATAAAATATTAGGAAATAATTAATGGGGAATAATAATTGAGAAATTTAAATCTTGATGAAGAAATATTAAGCAAATATCTATTAGATGATTTTAATACTGAAGATAGTTCTATAATAACAAATGAACTACAAAATAGATTGTCAGATTATGAAACAAGAGAATTAGAAATAGGATGCGGAAATGGTAAGTTTATAGTAGAACTTGCTATGAATAATAAAGATAAATACTTTATAGGAATTGAGTATTCATATAAGGCAGCCAAAAAAGCCGTATCAAAAGCATATAAAAGAGATATAAAAAATCTCACTATTATATTTGGCGAAGCTAATAATGTGATATCCAAATATTTAAATGAAAAATATCATTTTGATAAAATATATTTAAACTTTCCTGACCCTTGGCCAAAGAAAAAACATGCACACAGAAGAATATTCAATAATGATTTTTTAAATAAAATGTATCCTTTACTTAAAGATGATGGCATATTCTATTCTGTTACTGATGATGACAGCTACGCCTTGGAAATAATGAACCCTATATATAAGGAAGCCAATAATTTTAAAAATATTCTAGATGAAGATTATGTTCATAAATTGGAAGGATATGGAGTTACACTTTATGAGGAAAAAATGAGGGCAATTGGACATAATATATACTTTTTTGCCCATTCTAAAAATATAAGATGATTAATCAATTAAAAATTATATTGTTACTGTTAATGATTTTTGCCATTTCCTGCCGCAATAAAGAGAATTCAAATAATACAACAATTGTAAGTATAATAAAAGAAAAAAATACAAGAAGATATGAATCTATAGAAAAAGGTCTATTAGATCAAATGAATTCAGATAAAATGGATGTTCAGATTAATTTTTATACATTAGATAATGATGATTTATCAATTATAAGAACAGCCAATAATGTACGTGATGATAATTCCAGTATAGCTATCATTATAGGAGAAAATGCCACTTTGCTTTCTATGAATATAATAGTTCCTCAAACTATAGTATTTGCTGGATGCTTTGACGATTTATCTTTAAGCAATATAGTTAGAAATAGGATACAAAATAACAATATAACAGGTGTTTATATAAATTTAGACATTACCAAATATATAAAAATGATTTCCGATAAGAATGTTGATAGTATAGCCTATTTATATACAAAAAATTCAGAAATGTCAGCTAATATTTCAAAGTATATAATGAGGTATTGCAGTAATGAAAACATAACATATTATCCTTTAATAATAGATGAAGATTTGAATACTTTTGAAATAGAAAATACATCAAAATCAAAAGATATAGATTATTTAATTTTAGCAAATGAAGATTATATAAATAATAATATATACTCTATAGCACATTTATGCGATAAATATTCTATACCATTAATAAATACAGACATATCAGATGCTGTAAATACTGCAATATTATTTTCTTTAGATTTTAATTATTATTATATGGGCAGGCAATTGGCATTACTACTTAATGATGTAATAAACAATAATGGCAAAACAGAAGGACTTAATTTTGTAAAATTGTCAGATTCATATAAAATTCTTATTAATGAAGACATTGCCAAAACATATAATATAAAATTTACAGAAGAAATACTGAATAAAAGTTCATTATTAATCAAAGATGGTCAGCTAATAAAAAAATAGATTATATATTATGTTAATTCTGCTTGACAAATTTCATTCTTCATAGTATGATAGTTTAAACTTTGCATCGTATAATAGCGATAATTATCCTAATTTTAATAATTATCTTTAATAAATTATAAGGAGAAAAAAATGGCAGTACCAAAGCATAGAAAATCGAAAGCTAAAAAAAGATCAAGACAAGCAGCTAATGATAAAAGATTTTTAGGTTCATTATCAATCTGTCCTCAATGCGGAGCAGAAAGAATGCCTCATAGAATCTGTCCTGAATGCGGTTTTTATAAAGATAGAGTAATAAAAGCTCCAAAAACTCAAAATGCAGGATAAAAAATAAAATAATTTTAGGAAGTTATTATGAACTTAGCCATAGATGTAGCCAGCGGAGAGAAACCTCTCGAAGAATTAGTTTCAGGTGCTGTTAGTGCCCTACAAGAAAATAAAGATATAAATTTAATTTTAGTAGGCAATGAAAAAAACATATCAAAAGCCATATCTAAAACTAAATATGATCATAATCGTATAGATATCAGACATACAGATGAAATAATAGATATGAATGAAAGCCCTGCTAATGGTATAAAACATAAGAAGAATGCTTCAGTTTTATTGGCTGCACGTTTGGTTAGAGAGAATGAAGCAGATGGTTTCTTCTCGCCGGGAAACACAGGAGCTACTTTAGCAGCAGCTCTTACAGAGATAGGACGTTTAAAAGGTGTTATGCGTCCGCCTCTTATATCCACACTTCCAAAAATAAACGGCGAGTTCTGTATGTTAGATATGGGAGCAAATGTAGACTGTACTACAGATTATATAGTTCAATTTGCCGTTATGGGCAGAGTATTTGCTAAAAGATATTTAAAAATAGAAAATCCTAGAGTAGGTCTTTTGAATATAGGTGAAGAAGATTCTAAAGGTAACGCTAATACTAAAAAGTCATTTGAACGTCTTCAAAAAATGAAAAAAATTAATTTCATTGGCAATATAGAGCCTAATGATATGTTAAAATCTGATTCTGTTGATGTTGTTGTAGCTGATGGATTCGATGGAAATATAGTATTAAAAACTATAGAAGGAACAGCTTCTTTTGTTGTTAATCTCTTGAAAGAAGAAGTAAAAAAGAATCCTGTTAGTGTTATGGGTGGACTTATGATGAAACCTGTATTCAATAATTTAAAATCAAAAATGAGTTCCGATTCTTATGGTTCTGCTATATTATTAGGGTTAAATGGCGGAGCTTTTGTAGGACATGGCAAAACAAGCGGTGTTGGTATGAAAAATGCTGTATTAAATATGTACAGATTTTTAGACGCCAAAATAAATGAAAAAATAGCTAAAGAACTTTATGACTCAGGAGCTAAAAGAAGAATTTTTTAAAGGAATTTTGTAATGGTATATATTAAATCTTGTAAAGGCACTTATAAAAATAATAAAACTAATATGGCAGCCTCAGATTTAGCCTTACTATCAATAAATGAAGTAATCAAAGATATAGATCCCAATAATATAGATGCTATTCTATGTGCTACAGTTACCAAAGATTATGTCTATCCTTCCACTGCTTGTATATTAGCAGGAAAAATAAAAGCTTCTAATGCTTTTTGTTTTGATATAGAAAGTGATTTCACAGGTTTCTTGTCAGCATTAAGATTAGCTTATGCCTTTGTGAAAAGCGGAAGATATAAAAACATTTTAGTAGTTGCAACAGAATCATTTTATATATGTGATGATGAAAATCGATTTGATGATGCAAGTGCTGCTGCTTTAGTAACAAATGAAAAATCAGATATTCAAATAGATTTCATAGATTCAGTAACAGACGGAAATGCATTAGAAAATTGTTATATTCCTATGGGCGGAACAGCTAAACCTTATACTAAAGAAGGCGTACTCAATAAAGAACATTTTATTTCTATAAAAGACAGCAGTATTTTTGAAGAAGAAGCAAAAAAAGCAGGAATTTATGTAAAAGATATTTTATCTTCTAATAATATAAATCCTGATTTATATATACCTTCTTATTCAAGCCCTAATGCATACAATGCCTTTGTTGATGCTTTATCTGTCAGCAAAGATATCGTATACTCAAAAATGGAAAATGCTCATTCATCTTTGAGTGCTTCATCTGGAGTGGCATTATCTATGGCTTTAGAAGATGGTTCTATAAAGAAAAACAGTAAGGTAGCTATATGCAGTTATGGAAGTGGTTATACCAAATCTGTAGCTGTTATTTCTATAAATTAATATTATTAAAAATTAAAAAAT encodes:
- the trmB gene encoding tRNA (guanosine(46)-N7)-methyltransferase TrmB, whose product is MRNLNLDEEILSKYLLDDFNTEDSSIITNELQNRLSDYETRELEIGCGNGKFIVELAMNNKDKYFIGIEYSYKAAKKAVSKAYKRDIKNLTIIFGEANNVISKYLNEKYHFDKIYLNFPDPWPKKKHAHRRIFNNDFLNKMYPLLKDDGIFYSVTDDDSYALEIMNPIYKEANNFKNILDEDYVHKLEGYGVTLYEEKMRAIGHNIYFFAHSKNIR
- a CDS encoding ABC transporter substrate-binding protein; the protein is MIFAISCRNKENSNNTTIVSIIKEKNTRRYESIEKGLLDQMNSDKMDVQINFYTLDNDDLSIIRTANNVRDDNSSIAIIIGENATLLSMNIIVPQTIVFAGCFDDLSLSNIVRNRIQNNNITGVYINLDITKYIKMISDKNVDSIAYLYTKNSEMSANISKYIMRYCSNENITYYPLIIDEDLNTFEIENTSKSKDIDYLILANEDYINNNIYSIAHLCDKYSIPLINTDISDAVNTAILFSLDFNYYYMGRQLALLLNDVINNNGKTEGLNFVKLSDSYKILINEDIAKTYNIKFTEEILNKSSLLIKDGQLIKK
- the rpmF gene encoding 50S ribosomal protein L32, whose product is MAVPKHRKSKAKKRSRQAANDKRFLGSLSICPQCGAERMPHRICPECGFYKDRVIKAPKTQNAG
- the plsX gene encoding phosphate acyltransferase PlsX; translated protein: MNLAIDVASGEKPLEELVSGAVSALQENKDINLILVGNEKNISKAISKTKYDHNRIDIRHTDEIIDMNESPANGIKHKKNASVLLAARLVRENEADGFFSPGNTGATLAAALTEIGRLKGVMRPPLISTLPKINGEFCMLDMGANVDCTTDYIVQFAVMGRVFAKRYLKIENPRVGLLNIGEEDSKGNANTKKSFERLQKMKKINFIGNIEPNDMLKSDSVDVVVADGFDGNIVLKTIEGTASFVVNLLKEEVKKNPVSVMGGLMMKPVFNNLKSKMSSDSYGSAILLGLNGGAFVGHGKTSGVGMKNAVLNMYRFLDAKINEKIAKELYDSGAKRRIF
- a CDS encoding 3-oxoacyl-ACP synthase III family protein, whose protein sequence is MVYIKSCKGTYKNNKTNMAASDLALLSINEVIKDIDPNNIDAILCATVTKDYVYPSTACILAGKIKASNAFCFDIESDFTGFLSALRLAYAFVKSGRYKNILVVATESFYICDDENRFDDASAAALVTNEKSDIQIDFIDSVTDGNALENCYIPMGGTAKPYTKEGVLNKEHFISIKDSSIFEEEAKKAGIYVKDILSSNNINPDLYIPSYSSPNAYNAFVDALSVSKDIVYSKMENAHSSLSASSGVALSMALEDGSIKKNSKVAICSYGSGYTKSVAVISIN